Proteins from a genomic interval of Kitasatospora herbaricolor:
- a CDS encoding papain-like cysteine protease family protein, which translates to MAVHRTRLRRTVAALALGVLAPALTAAAATPALAAAPAAGQALTQVRPAAATGATADLAGTFKKLNITMQQQQNTNWCWAASGNTIATWFGYSYSQNQFCNAAFGRSVNSTCPNSQATLGDVQNGLSWIGINPGSYVTGYLRYSTVQTEVNANRPIETRIQWSSGGGHMHVLYGFDTASNWVYWGDPWPSNNRYNWADYSYYVSNGSFSWTHSLYRIGA; encoded by the coding sequence ATGGCAGTTCATCGGACACGGCTACGCCGTACGGTCGCCGCGCTCGCGCTCGGCGTGCTGGCTCCGGCGCTCACGGCGGCCGCCGCCACCCCGGCCCTGGCCGCGGCACCCGCCGCCGGCCAGGCCCTCACCCAGGTGCGGCCCGCCGCCGCGACGGGTGCCACGGCCGATCTGGCCGGCACCTTCAAGAAGCTCAACATCACCATGCAGCAGCAGCAGAACACCAATTGGTGCTGGGCGGCGAGCGGCAACACCATCGCCACCTGGTTCGGCTACTCCTACAGCCAGAACCAGTTCTGCAACGCCGCCTTCGGTCGCTCGGTCAACTCCACCTGCCCCAACAGCCAGGCCACGCTGGGCGACGTGCAGAACGGCCTCAGCTGGATCGGCATCAACCCCGGCTCCTACGTGACCGGTTACCTGCGCTACAGCACCGTGCAGACCGAGGTGAACGCCAACCGCCCGATCGAGACCCGGATCCAGTGGAGTTCGGGCGGTGGTCACATGCACGTGCTGTACGGCTTCGACACGGCGAGCAACTGGGTCTACTGGGGCGACCCGTGGCCGTCCAACAACCGCTACAACTGGGCCGACTACTCGTACTACGTGAGCAACGGCTCGTTCTCCTGGACCCACTCCCTGTACCGGATCGGCGCGTGA
- a CDS encoding aspartate kinase yields MDLPISDFSTGVLVQKYGGSSLATDAQVRAVATRVAAAHRSGRAVVVVASARGKTTDALLRAAYDLNPDPSWRELDLLLATGEAASASLLAMTLQHLGVPAVALAGTQSGILAGGEHGAGVIVAIDTELALRHLRAGKVVVVAGFQGADADGDIVTLGRGGSDTTAVAIAAELGTGRCEIYTDVEGVYTADPRIAAAARIMPVVDMGVMTEMSLAGAKVMHSRAVELAALYGVDIHVMHSSLEGPGTVIRGGIGEEMLETSTAVQAVVHDTDVARVAMRVERIDAHSVAEVFRFLAHKSIPVGMAALSEGDEGGFSVGMTVRRSDVPDLRKSLREMAVRWGGWVEVNEEVGMLSVVGTGLLSRPQYAARMLSALTSADIPASAVVTSQLRISATVPDSDVVRGVGVLHSEFGLDAEARDLRPANQF; encoded by the coding sequence ATGGACCTGCCGATTAGCGATTTTTCGACCGGAGTACTGGTACAGAAATACGGCGGCAGTTCCCTGGCCACGGACGCCCAGGTGCGGGCGGTCGCCACCCGCGTCGCGGCCGCGCACCGCTCGGGCCGGGCGGTGGTGGTGGTCGCCTCCGCGCGGGGCAAGACCACCGACGCCCTCCTGCGGGCGGCGTACGACCTCAACCCGGACCCGTCCTGGCGGGAGCTGGACCTGCTGCTCGCCACCGGCGAGGCCGCGTCGGCCTCGCTGCTCGCCATGACCCTGCAGCACCTGGGCGTGCCGGCCGTCGCCCTGGCCGGTACCCAGAGCGGGATCCTGGCCGGCGGCGAGCACGGCGCCGGGGTGATCGTGGCCATCGACACCGAACTGGCCCTGCGGCACCTGCGCGCCGGGAAGGTCGTGGTGGTGGCCGGTTTCCAGGGCGCCGACGCCGACGGCGACATCGTCACGCTGGGAAGGGGCGGCTCCGACACCACGGCCGTCGCGATCGCCGCCGAGCTGGGCACCGGCCGCTGCGAGATCTACACGGACGTCGAGGGCGTCTACACCGCCGACCCCCGGATCGCCGCCGCCGCGCGGATCATGCCGGTCGTCGACATGGGCGTGATGACCGAGATGTCACTCGCCGGCGCGAAGGTCATGCACTCCCGCGCGGTGGAACTGGCCGCGCTGTACGGCGTGGACATCCACGTCATGCACTCATCGCTGGAAGGACCCGGAACGGTTATCCGCGGGGGAATTGGAGAAGAAATGCTGGAGACGAGCACTGCTGTCCAGGCAGTCGTACATGATACGGATGTTGCCCGTGTGGCGATGCGCGTCGAAAGGATCGACGCCCATTCCGTCGCCGAGGTTTTCCGATTCCTGGCGCACAAGTCCATTCCGGTCGGCATGGCCGCGCTCTCCGAGGGCGACGAGGGCGGGTTCTCGGTCGGGATGACCGTCCGCCGCTCCGACGTGCCGGACCTGCGGAAGTCACTGCGCGAGATGGCGGTCCGCTGGGGCGGCTGGGTCGAGGTCAACGAAGAGGTCGGGATGCTCTCCGTGGTCGGCACCGGGCTGCTCAGCCGCCCCCAGTACGCGGCCCGCATGCTGTCCGCGCTGACCAGCGCCGACATCCCCGCGAGCGCGGTGGTCACCTCCCAGCTCCGGATCTCCGCCACCGTCCCCGACAGCGACGTGGTCCGCGGGGTCGGCGTGCTGCACAGCGAGTTCGGGCTCGACGCGGAGGCCAGGGACCTGCGACCGGCCAACCAGTTCTGA
- a CDS encoding thioredoxin domain-containing protein: MPNRLADATSPYLLQHADNPVDWWPWGPEAFEEARRRGVPVLLSVGYAACHWCHVMAHESFEDEKVAEYANEHFVAVKVDREERPDVDAVYMEAVQAATGQGGWPMTVFLTPDKDPFYFGTYFPPEPRHGMPGFRQVLEGVDAAWRERRDEVGEVAARIRADLAERAAVYTVGSGVHQPPGEADLHQALVGLSRGFDAARGGFGGAPKFPPSMAVEFLLRHHARTGSGVALEMAARTCEAMARGGIHDQLGGGFARYSVDAEWVVPHFEKMLYDNALLLRTYLHLWRSTGDALARRVALGTADFLLRELRTPEGGFASALDADSLDPATGKSVEGAYYAWTPEQLAEVLGAEDGATAAELFAVTPEGTFEHGTSVLQLPADPADPAAYERIRAGLLAARSRRPAPARDDKVVAAWNGLAIAALAEAGALLERPDLVTAAEAAADLLIEVHLRPDGRLLRTSRDGRGNERNAGVLEDYADTAEGFLALFAVTGDSAWLDLAGLLLDTVLAHFADPASGALYDTADDAEELIRRPQDPTDNATPSGWTAAANALLTYAAYTGSETHRTAAGRALAIVGALASRAPRFIGWGLAAAEAWTDGPREVAVVGPAGDPATALLHRTALLATAPGAVVALGEPGPTDVPLLADRPLVGGAPAGYVCRHFTCDAPTADAAVLAERLGVRAG, from the coding sequence ATGCCGAACCGTCTCGCTGACGCGACCTCGCCGTACCTGCTCCAGCACGCCGACAACCCGGTGGACTGGTGGCCCTGGGGCCCCGAGGCGTTCGAGGAGGCCCGTCGGCGGGGCGTTCCGGTGCTGCTGAGCGTCGGCTACGCGGCCTGCCACTGGTGCCACGTGATGGCCCACGAGTCCTTCGAGGACGAGAAGGTCGCCGAGTACGCCAACGAGCACTTCGTCGCGGTGAAGGTCGACCGCGAGGAGCGGCCGGACGTCGACGCCGTCTACATGGAGGCCGTCCAGGCGGCGACCGGCCAGGGCGGCTGGCCGATGACCGTCTTCCTGACGCCGGACAAGGACCCGTTCTACTTCGGCACGTACTTCCCGCCCGAGCCCCGGCACGGGATGCCCGGCTTCCGGCAGGTGCTGGAGGGCGTGGACGCCGCCTGGCGTGAGCGCCGCGACGAGGTCGGCGAGGTCGCCGCCCGGATCAGGGCCGACCTGGCCGAGCGGGCCGCCGTCTACACCGTCGGCTCCGGCGTCCACCAGCCGCCCGGCGAGGCCGACCTGCACCAGGCGCTGGTGGGGCTCAGCCGCGGCTTCGACGCCGCGCGCGGCGGCTTCGGCGGGGCGCCCAAGTTCCCGCCGTCCATGGCGGTCGAGTTCCTGCTGCGCCACCACGCCCGCACCGGGTCGGGGGTGGCGTTGGAGATGGCCGCCCGGACCTGCGAGGCGATGGCCCGCGGCGGCATCCACGACCAGCTCGGCGGCGGCTTCGCCCGGTACTCGGTGGACGCCGAGTGGGTGGTGCCGCACTTCGAGAAGATGCTGTACGACAACGCGCTGCTGCTGCGGACCTACCTGCACCTGTGGCGCTCCACCGGCGATGCCCTCGCCCGCCGGGTGGCGCTCGGCACCGCCGACTTCCTGCTGCGCGAACTGCGCACCCCCGAGGGCGGGTTCGCCTCCGCACTGGACGCCGACAGCCTGGATCCGGCCACCGGGAAGTCGGTTGAGGGCGCCTACTACGCGTGGACCCCGGAGCAACTGGCCGAGGTGCTCGGCGCCGAGGACGGCGCCACCGCCGCGGAGCTCTTCGCGGTCACCCCGGAGGGGACCTTCGAGCACGGCACCTCGGTGCTCCAACTGCCCGCCGACCCGGCCGACCCGGCCGCGTACGAGCGGATCCGGGCCGGGCTGCTCGCCGCCCGGTCGCGGCGGCCCGCACCGGCCCGGGACGACAAGGTGGTGGCCGCCTGGAACGGCCTGGCGATCGCCGCCCTGGCCGAGGCCGGCGCCCTGCTGGAGCGGCCGGACCTGGTGACGGCCGCCGAGGCCGCCGCCGACCTGCTGATCGAGGTCCACCTGCGGCCCGACGGCCGGCTGCTGCGCACCTCCCGCGACGGCCGCGGCAACGAGCGCAACGCCGGTGTCCTGGAGGACTACGCGGACACCGCCGAGGGCTTCCTCGCCCTGTTCGCCGTCACCGGCGACAGCGCCTGGCTGGACCTGGCGGGTCTGCTGCTGGACACCGTGCTGGCGCACTTCGCCGACCCGGCCTCGGGCGCCCTGTACGACACGGCGGACGACGCCGAGGAGCTGATCCGCCGCCCGCAGGACCCGACCGACAACGCCACCCCGTCCGGCTGGACGGCCGCGGCCAACGCGCTGCTGACCTACGCCGCCTACACCGGCTCCGAGACCCACCGCACGGCGGCCGGGCGGGCGCTCGCCATCGTCGGCGCGCTCGCCTCGCGGGCCCCGCGCTTCATCGGCTGGGGCCTGGCCGCCGCCGAGGCCTGGACGGACGGGCCGCGCGAGGTCGCCGTGGTCGGCCCGGCGGGCGACCCGGCCACTGCCCTGCTGCACCGCACGGCGCTGCTGGCGACCGCCCCCGGCGCGGTGGTCGCCCTCGGCGAGCCCGGGCCGACCGACGTGCCGCTGCTGGCCGACCGCCCACTGGTCGGCGGCGCGCCCGCCGGGTACGTCTGCCGGCACTTCACCTGCGACGCGCCGACGGCGGACGCGGCCGTGCTGGCCGAGCGGCTGGGGGTCAGGGCCGGGTGA
- a CDS encoding 2-amino-3,7-dideoxy-D-threo-hept-6-ulosonate synthase, translated as MALNTSFARQVRLKRLHRHHPDRLFVVPLDHSITDGPVTGGNRVDKLVGRLARNGVDAVVLHKGSLRHIDAEWFTSTSLIVHLSASTVHAPDPNDKYLVASVEEALRLGADAVSVHVNLGSHEERQQVSDMAKVADACDRWNVPLLAMMYPRGPKIDNPADPALVAHAVTLAADLGADLVKAPYVGSVEAMAEITGTASVPVIVVGGPRNDDEGAVLTYVEDALRGGAAGVAMGRNVFQAADPGAVAYKLAELIHGDFPPTTAGPRPGGN; from the coding sequence ATGGCCCTCAACACGTCGTTCGCCCGCCAGGTGCGGCTGAAGCGCCTTCACCGCCACCACCCGGACCGGCTGTTCGTGGTCCCGCTGGACCACTCGATCACCGACGGGCCGGTCACCGGCGGCAACCGGGTCGACAAGCTGGTCGGCCGGCTCGCCCGCAACGGCGTGGACGCGGTGGTCCTGCACAAGGGCAGCCTGCGCCACATCGACGCCGAGTGGTTCACCAGCACCTCGCTGATCGTCCACCTCAGCGCGAGCACCGTGCACGCCCCCGACCCCAACGACAAGTACCTGGTCGCGAGCGTCGAGGAGGCCCTGCGTCTCGGCGCCGACGCGGTCAGCGTGCACGTCAACCTCGGCTCCCACGAGGAGCGCCAGCAGGTCTCGGACATGGCCAAGGTGGCGGACGCCTGCGACCGCTGGAACGTCCCGCTGCTGGCCATGATGTACCCGCGCGGCCCCAAGATCGACAACCCGGCCGACCCGGCGCTGGTCGCCCACGCCGTGACGCTCGCCGCCGACCTCGGCGCCGACCTGGTGAAGGCCCCGTACGTCGGCTCGGTCGAGGCGATGGCCGAGATCACCGGCACCGCCTCCGTCCCGGTGATCGTCGTCGGCGGCCCGCGCAACGACGACGAGGGCGCCGTCCTCACCTACGTCGAGGACGCGCTGCGCGGCGGCGCGGCCGGCGTGGCGATGGGCCGCAACGTCTTCCAGGCGGCCGACCCCGGCGCCGTCGCCTACAAGCTCGCCGAGCTGATCCACGGCGACTTCCCGCCCACCACCGCGGGCCCCCGGCCCGGCGGCAACTGA